TCTGAGGATGTCTTATTGAATTTAAGCCATTCTCTTTAGGCAACGCAAGATAGCTGGCTTCATAACGTTGGAACCTGCAGCACAGAGCTAATCCAGTAAGCACCCGGGCATAAAGTCAGCTGAAGTCCCCGTTTGTTACGGACCTCTCCGTCACCAACCAGTAGTGACCCACAAGGCACAccgatgggccaccgagagccaaccAATCAGTCAGCATTCACGTGCGGTACGACCGGCAGAAAGGGAAGGACTGCAGGAAGGCAGCCAGTTTCGGCCTGCGACAAGCAAATGGCAATTCTACTCGATGAGAACTTGGAGTACCCTTGACCACTCAGATCACATCCAGGACCAACTTCCCGACTCAAACCGAAGAGGACCGTGCCATTATCCGGAAATTAATCGAGGATTATATGACTGACAAGCGTACCATCATCCTGTAAGTGAATCCCTGTCAGAGGGTCGTTGAAGAATTGTAGGGCTTACATATCGTTAGCGCAGTTATGGATGCACGTAATAATCTTGCCAACCAGGAAGTGTAAGGAAGGTGCTCACTTGTACTAGGTTTTCAATGGCACGTGCCGCTGACCCAGCAGGTAAACGTATTGTTGGAATTGTCACCAAATGTGATGCGCTGCAGGCAAGAGATGAAGCTGGTGTAAGTGTCTGATTATGTTGAGGTGAACGCCATGCTGAAAACGCCTCAGGTTTTGCGCATCGCTAAAAATGAGGTTGAGCGTCTCACTCACGGATGGTTCGCTGTAAGAAACCGCTCCACAAAGGAAATTCAAGAGGGTGTAACTATCGAGGGCCGACATTGAAAGGAGAAAGAGTTTTTCTCAATGGTGCATCCCTGGGCGGAACTCAAGAAAGATCGAGTCGGTATCAATGCCTTGAAATCCTTTCTGGGCCACCTTTTAATACGATCACATTCGCTCTGGATTTCCTGCGGTTGTGGCAGATATCGAAAAGCTTTCTCTGGACACGCAAAAAGAGCTGGAGATTCTCGGACCTTCTCGCCAAACCCCTGCCGAACAGATAAGGTTCTTGACACGTCTAGCATCTACTTATCGAAACGAAGTTGATAGAGCATTGACTGGGAACTATAGTGTCGACTTGGAAGCACAAAGCCCGCTCAAGCTTCGTATGCACCTGCGGCAGCATGCAGATGATTTTGCTACATCAATGGCTACAGGGGGTCATGCCAAAGTTTTTCGTACAATTCAAGATGAAAACGATCCGGAATTCAGCAGACCAGCAGGTGACTTGGAAAATATTTACGACTGGATACGACGTTACTACCTTGAATCGCGCGGCTCTGAACTACCTGGCACTGTCAACCCTGTTGTGCTCCAGAATATGTTTCGACAACAATCCAGTCCGTGGGAGAAAATTGCGATAGTTTATCTCGAAAAAAACTGCCTCTGCAGTGCACTCCTTAAACCAACAGGTTTTTGCAAAAATCATCACCGACAACGATGTGCGAGAGAAAATAGAAGGGGTTCTATCTCAACCCGGAGAGGAGACATACCGCCAAGCTCACGACCAGCTGCTGATGATAGTGAATGACGAACGAGGAGGAATCCTTCAGACCGTGAACCACTATTTCGCTGACACTTTATCCTCGATCCGCCAGGAAAGAGTCATAGCCAGACTTGAAGGTCTCGGGCTCCAAGACGGCTTTGGTTTCGATATGAAAATAGTATTGAAAGGTGTTCACTTGAGCAACGATCAACAAGCCGTTTTTGACATACACGATATCTTGAAAGCATACTACAAGGTGGCTATGAAGCGCTTCATGGACAACGTCATCGTTCAGGTTTCTGAAAGATATATAGTAGGGGAGGAAGGCCCAGTGAAATGTTTTCACCAGATCTCGTCGGCGGCTTTGATGATGATATGCTGACGGATCTTGCGGGAGAGAACTTCTCCACAGCAAGCCGGCGAAACGACTTGGTATCCATGGCTGCACGGTTGAGAGAGGCGTTGGACATTGCGAAACGCGCTGTACTATGAGCTCAGGTATACTGAGTGGTATTTAGTGGTTGGGGATCCTCCGGATTTCCACAACAGCGAGGCTGATTCAACATCTCCGTTTCGGGTATTTTGTGTGTAGTTCTTCTGGGCATAGGTTTTTCCCCACTGGGTTTTCCTATCCCCCAGCGCGAATGCGggaagatttttttttttgttgttgttgttgcaCCTGCGCTTGTCTATTCACGCGGTTTacattttttttctgcttttttCTGTTTATTTGAGGTTTTTTGTAATCATCTCCATGAAGTGGAATTTCACAGTACAGACTACTACGCTACGACCTGTGGCTTAAAAATCCCTCAAATCAATTCAGCCGCCGATAATTAGCCAAAGCATTTCCGATGTCCATTTGTTTCAAGTGTGGAGGAGCATTATGAGAATCAAAAGTTACGTGACATGCCGGTTCTTCGACTGCCTCGAAAGAGAAGCCCTCAGTTTTGAGGAGTCACCGTACCACATATCGGTCGGATTACAGTAGAaacgctctagcaacaacCCAGACTATTCAACGTTAATACAGAAGCTATTTTTATCTTGTCATTTGTACAAATGTATTGAATTACTGCCAAGACAGGGGTTCAGGGGAAGAGTAACTGTGATAAGTATAGCGCGTTTATCAACGTATCCGAATTTCGCTCGTGCCATCTCGTCTACGTTGATGAATCTGGATGTGATAAGCGAATAGGATTCAGACGAACTGGCTGGTCTCCTTTTGGTACCACACCTGTCCAAGCATCGAGCTTTCATCGCGATCAACGGTATCAGATTCTCCCTGCATATACACAAGATGGAATTCTACTCTCCCGTACCTTTCAAGGCTCGACAGATGCCTTAGTTTTTGAAGATTCTATCGGGGAACTTTTAGAAAATTGTGGGAGATCTCCTGAGCCTAAGTCGGTTCTCATCATGGATAATGCATTCTTTCATCATTCCGAGAGGATTGAGCAGATGTGTCTTGTCTTGATAAGGGGGTCGAATTAGTGTGTTTACCACCGTACTCGCCGGACCTGAACCCGATTGAAGAGTTTTTTGCGGAGTTAAAGGCGCTCATTCGGCGGCACTGGCAGTCTTACGCAGACGATCCAGACCAAGGGTTTGATAGCTTCCTTGAATGGTGTGTTGGCAAGGTGGGAGTAAGGGAAAAAAGTGCAAGGGGCCATTTTCGAAACGCTGGTCTCGGTATTGAAGAGCtataacaggggaaaagaTGAGTGAAATGCGAGATCGAAGATGATTATCTATGAGAGGCCAGTCGAACAAATCGACCTTTTTGCTGGATTGGCGTGGTGTAAATTTCTAGTGTCTTGCTTTCACGGTATATAGTGGCATAGAACTTACTCGGGGTTGAAACCAGTATTTCCATATGGAAGGCAATAACGGCTGCGACTGTAGCCTGTCAGGATAGGCTCCAAAGTCGCACTCGCCTTGTACCGTGCCTCAATCTGAGATGTGGTCCGTGCACAGGTCAGCCCCTCCCAACACGTCAAGAAGTAGAGACAGCTGTCCAAGCGCGTAACATCAAGTCCCCATAGGCCACGCCCATCTAGAAAGTGATAGAGATACACTAGCGTTTTTAATTCGGTCTATCACAAATTCACCAAATTTAATTGAGAGGTGATCACTTGAAACGAAAACTCGGCCATCTGCCCCTATTTATTAAGCTCCTCTCCACACCAACTAGGACCTGAGTTATACTAACTAGCGATACATGGAAGCATCATCAAAACAAACGTCAGACTGAACAACTCAACGATTATTCGAAAGTACATCTTTCTGTTAAAGAAATGAAATTGCGTATTGCGAAGTGACTATCGTGCCTCTTTATACGACTTGGGTGGGAGATTGAGCTGTCAAGAGCCTCGGTTGCGGATTAATAAAAAGCCGATATAGTTCGGACGGCAGAAACTTAGATactgtcaaacctcaaaatacggcctccctaggccataaacaggaaccttggtttttgttatggtctagtggaaaagtacgctgtatttcgttcaacagatACCAACTAAGGATCTATACATGTCGCTTCCTGAGAGCTTCCACTTTTCATTTTATGGGTGATTCGGGCCAGTCACGCATTTTACAAAAGACCCTCAAGGGTTATTTACACGCCGTTACGTTATACAGTACTCATTGCGTCAGTTTGTGTATTACATCATGATGATGGCATTGCTCTTTTGGCCGTTCGTCTCAGGTGATTTATCTTTCGTAGTTGGTCATCTCACTATTTAAGCAATGATGGAACGACCATTACAGTTGTTACAGTCTTTGTGTTGGAAGgccacgtgaccaccactgtttgctcccagtacttagtctcagtcatagcatgtagatagtttctctctctctcaacgcatcaagagatttccagttacatctacattcatcgtagatctctagtatctctaacactTTGCTTATCAATTGTTGAATTAAGCCTCAATAACTTTCTACAATATGCCCGACGATGAAGGCACGGGCCAAAATTCACCTCCCACCCAAGCCAGGCAGATAACTCTGCAGGTGGGGGAGCGCCGATTTGTCACTACTCTTCAAACACTAGTACCTGAGAGCAACTTCTTTGCCTCCCTGTTGTCCGGACGGTGGGACGATGCCCGTGCCGACGGTTCCTACTTCCTTGATGCAGATCCGACTCTATTTGAACATATCCTACGTTATCTTCGGCGTAGGGTGCTTCCGATATTTTATGATATCGGCAAAGGACACGACCACGCGCTGTATCTAGCCCTTCTTGAAGAGGCAAAATATTTCCAAATTGCTCGACTCCAAGATTGGCTTGAGAACAAACAGTATCTCCATGCGCTATCTGTAGAGTGTTCTatcgaagaagatgaaggaaCCCCATGTCGTACAACACTGTCCACGGATACAAGCGTGAAGTACTACCCTGGATGGGGAACTAAAAAGGTGTATGTATGCCCTAGGGGAATTTTGGTGCATAGGGGACAACCTGGAGCATGTGGTAGGCAATGCTTGAAGGCAAGAGGAGATGCCGATGCAGTCTATGACGAGGAACCAGTGTCGAGGTGGCTGGTGGTAAAAAAACGGACAGTCTTTGATATGCAGGCTTGTGTGGCTGGTCGGTAACTAAGCACTATCTATGAGCACCATTCAGAGGTTTCTTTGTCTCAGCCTAATTTCCAGGTTCGAGATTGACATTGGTATGCGACGTTGATCTCTCGCTCATAGTATACAACCAAACATGTTCGGCTGAGTGGTTTCATAGAAAGCAAACTCTTCTCTGATATCGAAGAAGGATCACATTGGTGCCCAGAGCTCGGTGGATGGTATGACACTGATGAAGAGGTCGAACAAAATAATATCAACGAAAACGGAATTCGTCTCATTGAGGAGAATAGCTCGTAAATCCAGGCATTATTAGTGATGGTACTCATTGATTAATTGCTAAGATTCCTTGATATTTGGCTTCCATCAATCACTTCACTGACATCACTCAGTTTGTGTGAAATGTCATCATTCCCCTTGAAGTCACGGGAGAGTAGTTCTATGGGTGTACCCTATTCAACGCACGCACGGCACCCTCTTTTAGCTTCATAACTGTTCCAGTTTGGATAACGTCTGGAACATTTACATGATTCTTTTTTGCTTCTATTACTGCCAGATATACGACTCTTGCTTCACTATTTTTCGATGATTGGTGAATAAAACCAAATATGGATGTCTGGGATGGATGTTCTCTATTCACTGTATAAAGTCTGACCAAATTACGAAAGCTCTTCATGACTGTTCGTGTCCCATGTGTTGCTTCACCCAATCGCTAATGTCGCTAACAAAACGTCGCGCTGCCCCCGCTTTCACGCCGTGCTTCACAAAAAATCCAggatcttgatcttggtggATCTGCTTAAGATCGAGGCAATTTTCAAGGGCCACATCGCGGGCTTTTTGGATATTCTCCTTGAAGGGCTCACTGACCACTCGCAACTGATGCCAGATAGCATACTCCTCGACCGCTTTATCAAGGAGCCCAGGGATATCAAGTGATGCAGTTTGCTGAGAAGCTGGGTTCGTAAGTTCAGAACCGGTGGGAACTGAAACTTGGGAGGACGTGAAGGTGGATCGGAGGACATGTCAATCCGCTTGCAGGGTTATTCGagctcttcttctgtctttCGAGACGCTGATTCTCCTCGGCATAAAGCTGTTCGCGAAGACTTTCAGGGATGTCATCATGAGTCTCCATAACCCCCCCTTGTTGCACATACTTGACGAGACTCTTCAGGTGGTTCGATCGTAGTTTATAATGCTTCTTTCCGTCCGGGTCCTGCCCAGAGTAATGTCCTTCGTGGCGGCATAGAGGTCCAGGACATCGCATAATTCTGTAAACATCTCGCCAAATTGATTGCTGACCGGAAGCCTGTTCGACGTCAATCTCAGCGTCTCGTACACCGAGCATCCTTTTGGTGACGGATGATTTTCCTCTTTTGTCGACTTTGGACGAATTATCCTCTACATAGTTAATTAATATCTGGAGTAGAAGCTGCTTGCCAAGGCGGTATAGATGGGCCCACGATAGCAGCTGCTTTTCCACTATTGTCCAATCAATACTAGTGCCCTCAAAATTCTTGGTAAGATCTCGTTGGGAACTATCATTTACAGATACGACAACAGACGTATCGTCTAGTCTTACACGTCGGTCAGAGGCGATTTCCCGACGTAAACGATCCGCAGCTTCCTCTTTTATCTTCTGCCAGTAACAACTAGGTGGCAGAGCCGGGCCTTGTTCGGTGTCCTTTTTCACAGCCCGGTTATTCAGAGTAACCTTCCACTCGATTTGGTAGTGAACACAGTTAGAAATTGTCCATCCCATGTTCCTCTATTTTGTTCAACGACTGGCAGTAGTTTGTTGGATTGTGATGGCTGCAGGTGAGATGAACTTTCCTCGGGACCGGGCGAGGGGCAGAATATGGGTGGGGTGCATTGATGGTCCAATTAGCCGGGGGTGGGAGCATACGAGGTAGTCCGTTCCCAAAAATCGGGTAGTTCAGGTCGGTAGGTATCTTCACAACCAGAAGGAGTGTAAGTCATCACCCTAAGGCAGTAAACGCCACTGAGGAGCCTACTCGTGGTACCATTGCATCGAGCAAAACGAATTGGTGTCTGACAAGCTTAGTACAGTGATCAGCTGCAGAATCATGAGTATATATGCTGTAAGCACGTAAGGAATGCAGATCCCAAAGATCCAATCCGTGCAGTTTGGTTCGGAATAAGCGCTTAAGATTGCCACTTGGTACAAGGAAGATGACAGGTAGCCAAGTATGTAAGATCCATTGCGCCAGGTTTTGTTTGACATGGTTTGTATTTAAAAGAACGTTCTAGTCTCTTATGAATCGCTCATACGCTTACGAGACGTAGGTACGTAACTTATCTTCGGTAAGATCTTGTATTCGGAAATATGGAATATCAATATTCCGATAACTTCCTCAATATGGAGTAACACATCTTGGCATTACGAGCGGAGAAAAACTGAAACAGTGCCGGTGGTGACACCAATTTCCGGAAGTGCACCGCTCAAGAAGCCGAATAAAGGTGACTACACCATTGCAAAGGCATGGAGGCCCATCTCACTCCTTGCGACACTCGGAAAGGTATTGGAATCAGTGGTTGCAGAAAGAATCTCACACGCGGTGGAGACGCATGGGCTGCTCCCGACGAGCCATTTTGGGGCCCGGAAGCAGCGTTCCGCAGAGCAAGCCTTGCTGTTCCTGCAGGAGCAGATCTATGCGGCATGGCGTGGCCGACGAGTGCTGGGCTTGATCAGCTTCGACGTCAAGGGAGCCTACAACGGAGTATGCAAAGAACGACTGATCCAGAGGATGAAAGCCCGAGGCATGCCAGAGGTGTTGCTTCGTTGGGTCGAGGCCTTCTGCTCGGAACGAACGGCGAATATGCTGATCAATGGGCAATTATCTGAGACTCAAAGCCTGCCGCAAGCTGGACTGCCGCAGGGCTCGCCCCTGTCTCCGATTCTATTTCTGTTCTTCAACGCAGACCTCGTGCAAAGACAGATCGACAGTCAAGGAGGAGCAGTCGCTTTTGTGGATGATTTTACCGCATGGGTGACTGGGCCCACCGCGCAGAGTAACCGGGAAGGAATTGAAACCATTGTCAACGAGGCGCTCAATTGGGAAAAGAGAAGCGGAGCGACATTCGAGGCCGACAAGACGGCCATCATACACTTTGCTCCCAAGATGCGTAAATCGGACCATTCGCCATTCACGATCAAGGGGCAGACGGTGGTACCCAAAGACCTCGTTAAGATCCTGGGTGTCTTGATGGACACGAGGCTCAAGTACAAGGAGCATATCGCGAGAGCAGCGTCCAAGGGTCTCGAAGCAGCGATGGAGCTTCGGCGACTCCGAGGCCTGTCCCCAGCAACCGCGCGACAACTATTCGCATCGACGGTAGCACCAGTCGTGGACTACGCCTCCAATGTCTGGATGCACGCGTGCAAGGATAAAGCCATGGGGCCGATCAACCGAGTCCAAAGAGTAGGCGCGCAAGCCATCGTGGGGACATTTCTCACGGTCGCGACTAGTGTCGCAGAGGTGGAGGCTCACATGGCTACGGCACAACATCGATTTTTGGAAACGAGCCGTGAAAATTTGGACAGACATCCACACCTTGCCGGAAACCAATCCTCTTCGCCGGTGTACAGATCAGATCAGAAAGTTCAGACGATACCACCGCTCACCACTATATCACGTGGCTGATACGCTCAAGCACATCGACATGGAGACATTAGAAACGATCAACCCTTTCACGCTATCCCCTTGGGCGGAACGCGTGCAGACCGACCTTGATGGGCAGCATGCGTCCCCGGCCGAAGCGGGCGGGTGCATGCAGGTCGCGGTCAGCAGCTCTGCACGGAACGAGCTGGTGGTGTTTGGAGTGGCCATCGAGAAACGACCACCTCGAAATCGAAAGCTCAAACACAAAGCGCTATCCATCACCTTGGCTGCAAGAGCAGAGCAGAATCCATTCTCTGCAGAACTGGCAGCCATGGCACATGTGTTGAACACGGCGACAGGACTGAAAGACTACACGATCACGCTGCTCACAAGCAACAAAGCGGCGGTTCTCACACTCAGGAACCCCCGACAACAATCTGGCCAGGAGTTCGTGTGTCGGATATACAAGTTGATTAAAAAGTTGCAGAGAAACGGAAACCATGTTCAATTGCGCTGGGTTCCTGCCAGTGAAGACAACAAGCTGCTAGGTTTGGCTAGAGAACAGGCAAGAACCTCGACACAAGAAGATGCCCTCCTACAAGAACACGCCCCGAGGATGAAATCGACCACACTAAATCTCGCACGGTCTCAAACAGTCCCCCGGAATACCTTACCGGCGGACGTCGGAAAGCACGCCAAACGAGTAGATGCCGCACTTCCAGGTAAACACACGCGACTGCTGTATGACCGCTTATCGTGGAAAGAAGCGACTGTGCTAGCCCAACTTCGGACTGGCATGGCAAGACTGAACGGATACCTCTTTCGAATCAACGTGGCCGACACGGACCAGTGTGCGTGCGGACAAACTAAGGAAACCGTGGAGCACTTCCTCTTTCGATGTCGGAAGTGGACCGCACACCGGATGGAGATGCTACAATGTACCGACACTCACCGAGGAAATCTGTCCTTTTACCTGGGAGGGAAGTCCCCTTCCGACGATCAAAAGTGGACGCCAAACTTAGAGGCAGTACGGGCCTCAATACGATTCGCCATCGCGACAGGCCGACTCGAGGCCACCTAACCATGCCGACGAGCATAAATCACCCCTTTCACTCTCCTCTCACTCTAGCCTAACCCACCAACCACCTCGTGCTACCCACGGTGGACGCGCTTCAACTGCCGAAGATAGGATGTTGAACACTTGGAGAAACGCCTTCAAGCCAGTCTGCTAACCGCATTACTAATCCACGAGCATCCGCTGCGACACTGCATGCTGAGAATGACAAATGCGCCAAGGTCTTGTGTATGGGCTCCAATGAGTCACAGAATTGTATGTGCTATGACATGTATAGTAGTTTAGCGATAGTTgtgttatgacctgttctgtcagggtgcgggctggcaggacggtatgataggtgatgactggtaggaacaggtcataacagatcagattccacttgacaggtacaggcaggggcaggctattatacaagacgtagctcgaagagctacaacaggatctagaactgaagttcagataaacaggtcggagatcacgtgccgtgatcttcctctaactaagcatcacggttcgcaccgtgacacttTAACACTATAATTGAGCTCACtttgtcacggtgtgaaccgtaatgcttagtaaaaggaagatcacgacacgtgatctccgacctgtttatcttgaacttcagttctagatcctgttgtagctcttcgagctacgtcttgtatattagcctgcccctgcctgtacctgcctgtcaatgtgaatctgatctgttacgacctgtccctgccagtcatctcctatcataccgtcctgccagcccgcaccctgacacatctcctatcataccgtcctgccagcccgcaccctgacacacTTAGGGTGCTAGACAGGTGCTAAATGCCATAGAAAATGACGAAATAGGGGAGACTTGTATTATTAACTTTCTTAAGTCCATTTAATAGTACGTATTAAACTCTCTAAAGTGGAAAAAGCCGTAGGTTTAggttaaaaaaaagtttGAAGGATATGCCTCACAAACATTCTTCCGCTCGGCCAAAAAACCATAAAATCAGAGCTCTCGCTCTAATATGCCTAGGACCAATTATATAGCAGCGCACTTGGTTTATCTGTGAAATATAACGAACCCCGCTCGGTCCGATCCTGTGGTCAGTCTAATGCGTCATTGATCAGTTGATCCCTTTCCATGTGCTGTGAGGATCTTTGTCCGTTACACACTAATCAAAGCCTTTAAATCGGAGACTATCAAAACTAGCTTCGGGGCGGCTAGCTTAATACCTTTAATGCTCGATCGAGTGATCTCGAAGCTAAATATTCACCATCGAACCCCAACCCCCCCCTCCGAGTAGGGGAGACACACGGAGACAATCAATGTTGAAAACTGCAAGGGCATGTGCTAGTACACAGCAGTCTTGTCGAGCATTGGAGTAATAGCTGTTAACGCCAGCTAGGAACAATGATAGATCTAGATTCAATGATTGGACCTCATGCTGGATTCTTCACGGCAATGCCGAAGATTCAAGAGAGTGACCAAGGACTGTTGGTTGAGTTGGCACAGTTTGTTTGGAGGGATAGAGAGACAGTGTGCTCCACACTCCGTAGATTTGGCAAGCGGCTTTTAAATAACGGGGCTAGGTTAGTTTAGGTAACGTTTTGGGATGAAAATGAGACTATTAAATGAGAACTCCATGTGGCGTTAAAATTTTGATTAGCAATTTTTCATGTCGcttatgtacggagtagggagTGAAAcatcgtatgttgtatagcCCTATAAATTGGTTGTTTATTGACTCGGTATGCTTCCAAATTTCCagaactatgttgtacatgcaTGTCTTAACCATCTCGAGATGAACATTTAACACCATGGGGTAACCGGGATCTGACCAACCGATTCGATCTTCCGTCCCGGCACCTAAATTGTATATCAAACATATGAGCAGTAGTGCCACCGCACTTGTCTCACTAGAAACCCCC
Above is a genomic segment from Penicillium digitatum chromosome 3, complete sequence containing:
- a CDS encoding Interferon-induced GTP-binding protein MxA; this encodes MARAADPAGKRIVGIVTKCDALQARDEAGVLRIAKNEVERLTHGWFALSLDTQKELEILGPSRQTPAEQISVDLEAQSPLKLRMHLRQHADDFATSMATGGHAKVFRTIQDENDPEFSRPAGDLENIYDWIRRYYLESRGSELPGTVNPVVLQNMFRQQSMHSLNQQVFAKIITDNDVREKIEGVLSQPGEETYRQAHDQLLMIVNDERGGILQTVNHYFADTLSSIRQERVIARLEGLGLQDGFGFDMKIHTTSRGGRPSEMFSPDLVGGFDDDMLTDLAGENFSTASRRNDLVSMAARLREALDIAKRAVL
- a CDS encoding Potassium channel tetramerization-type BTB domain — encoded protein: MPDDEGTGQNSPPTQARQITLQVGERRFVTTLQTLVPESNFFASLLSGRWDDARADGSYFLDADPTLFEHILRYLRRRVLPIFYDIGKGHDHALYLALLEEAKYFQIARLQDWLENKQYLHALSVECSIEEDEGTPCRTTLSTDTSVKYYPGWGTKKVQCLKARGDADAVYDEEPVSRWLVVKKRTVFDMQACVAGRFEIDIESKLFSDIEEGSHWCPELGGWYDTDEEVEQNNINENGIRLIEENSS
- a CDS encoding dynamin, translated to MIVGELIQHTDGPPRANQSVSIHVRTNFPTQTEEDRAIIRKLIEDYMTDKRTIILAVMDARNNLANQEV